One window from the genome of Acinetobacter sp. ANC 7912 encodes:
- a CDS encoding transglutaminase family protein, which yields MKLMVNHQTHYSYTAPVASSIQYIKMMPATNAHQQVHYWDISVPGQREMSKDAFHNVWMVSTQRTPYQSMTIMAQGMVELNPLRSEQSMSDSINPNLFLQPTECTLCNEAMKDFAKSHIPIISRQNLMALAQAVLEHVPYISNSTSVHGSAIDAFEARQGVCQDHTHIFIAMCKYLGLPARYVSGYLFAQNTSHLASHAWAEVFIDQAWYCFDVSNQLFVPSAHIYVAIGRDYWDVAPVRGVREKGGVESMHSIVQVLSC from the coding sequence ATGAAGTTGATGGTGAATCACCAGACCCATTATAGCTATACCGCACCAGTTGCCAGCAGTATCCAGTATATCAAGATGATGCCAGCTACGAATGCACATCAGCAAGTGCATTACTGGGATATCAGTGTTCCAGGACAACGTGAAATGAGCAAAGATGCTTTTCATAATGTCTGGATGGTCAGTACACAGCGCACACCATATCAGTCGATGACCATCATGGCACAAGGTATGGTAGAGCTGAATCCATTACGTTCAGAACAGAGTATGAGTGATTCCATTAATCCCAACCTGTTTCTGCAGCCTACAGAATGTACGCTGTGCAACGAAGCCATGAAGGATTTTGCCAAGTCGCATATACCGATTATTAGCCGTCAAAACCTGATGGCCTTGGCGCAGGCTGTGCTGGAACATGTGCCGTATATCAGCAATAGCACCTCGGTACATGGTTCAGCGATAGATGCGTTTGAGGCACGCCAAGGGGTATGCCAGGATCATACTCATATCTTTATTGCGATGTGCAAATACTTAGGTTTGCCAGCGCGTTATGTCTCCGGCTATTTATTTGCACAAAATACTTCGCATCTGGCTAGTCATGCCTGGGCCGAAGTCTTTATTGACCAGGCTTGGTATTGCTTTGATGTGAGTAATCAGTTATTTGTACCGAGTGCGCATATTTATGTCGCTATAGGACGTGACTACTGGGATGTTGCCCCAGTACGTGGAGTAAGAGAAAAGGGCGGAGTGGAATCCATGCATTCCATCGTCCAGGTTTTAAGTTGTTAA
- a CDS encoding alpha-E domain-containing protein, translating into MILLSSNAEHIFWLGRYLARTQFLCAHFPFLEDEAAVAYAHAFCLPAFDASSLNELVLDPAQPYSFHQQFKIAKDNIQELRGILSAKAYAELNRLIKTADQNAGYICDVVPDCQDILEGESPGIFLFFSLGQCLEQLDQQMRLGESTAVTISKVDYVIETLVQMGWNDLEEYWDQLRKNTDLNNFYQFSDYIHHMFENNV; encoded by the coding sequence ATGATCTTACTGAGTTCCAATGCAGAACATATTTTTTGGCTGGGTCGCTATCTGGCACGTACCCAGTTTTTATGTGCCCATTTCCCATTTTTGGAGGATGAGGCTGCCGTAGCTTATGCACATGCCTTCTGTCTGCCAGCATTTGATGCCAGTTCCCTAAATGAACTGGTACTGGACCCAGCGCAGCCCTATTCATTTCACCAGCAATTTAAAATTGCTAAAGACAATATTCAGGAATTGCGTGGCATTTTGTCTGCCAAAGCCTATGCAGAACTGAACCGTCTGATTAAAACGGCTGACCAAAATGCCGGTTATATCTGTGATGTGGTGCCTGATTGTCAGGATATTCTGGAAGGCGAATCTCCAGGTATCTTCCTGTTCTTTAGCCTGGGCCAGTGTCTGGAACAGCTGGATCAGCAGATGCGTCTTGGTGAAAGTACCGCAGTTACCATTTCCAAGGTCGACTATGTCATTGAAACCCTGGTGCAGATGGGCTGGAATGATCTGGAAGAGTACTGGGACCAGTTGCGTAAAAATACCGATCTGAACAATTTCTACCAGTTCAGCGACTATATCCATCACATGTTTGAGAACAATGTATGA
- a CDS encoding circularly permuted type 2 ATP-grasp protein: MLKENQDTNVTPTLESFNTTATIGSSFADKDTVGTSTSKPLQILQQMASKFYNEMRDDPNITGQAGLRIEEWLSQHTLDELNALNQLAKEHFLYEGITFTVYGDAEGTERTIPFDIIPRVIARKQWNTVALGCEQRVKALNLFLHDIYHQQDILKVGIVPEKQVLTHEAYQPHMYQHSLKGGIYSQISGVDIIRDSKGEFYVLEDNLRTPSGVSYMLESRKISEKLMPKLFEQTNIAGVEQYPQLLKEILRENSQKDNPFIVVLTPGRFNSAYYEHAFLAREMDVPLVTSRDLFVENAKVYVKTIRGRQQVDVIYRRVDDAYLDPLCFKPDSTLGVPGLMSAYLQHNVVIANAPGTGVADDKSIYPYVDKMINFYLGEQPILKNVPTYQCREAEDLSYVLDHLEELVVKEAQGSGGYGMLIGPQASRQQIESFRAKIKATPHLYIAQPTLDLSVSPTLTSYGIAERHIDLRPFVLSSPYRTEIVPGGLTRVAMQAGSLVVNSSQGGGIKDTWIVDNLHS; this comes from the coding sequence ATGCTAAAAGAAAATCAGGATACAAATGTTACTCCGACTCTTGAGAGCTTTAATACTACGGCGACAATAGGTTCCAGTTTTGCAGATAAGGACACGGTGGGAACTTCTACATCCAAACCTCTACAGATCCTGCAGCAAATGGCTTCTAAATTCTATAATGAGATGCGTGATGACCCAAACATCACGGGTCAGGCTGGCTTAAGAATTGAAGAGTGGCTTTCACAGCATACTTTAGATGAACTTAATGCGCTTAACCAACTGGCAAAAGAGCATTTCCTTTACGAAGGGATTACCTTTACGGTTTATGGTGATGCGGAAGGCACTGAACGGACCATTCCATTTGACATCATTCCACGTGTGATTGCACGCAAGCAATGGAATACGGTGGCTTTAGGTTGTGAACAACGGGTTAAGGCGCTGAACCTGTTCTTGCATGACATCTATCATCAGCAGGATATTTTAAAAGTCGGTATTGTGCCGGAAAAGCAGGTACTCACTCATGAGGCGTACCAGCCACATATGTACCAGCATAGCCTGAAAGGGGGAATATACAGCCAGATTAGTGGCGTAGATATTATCCGTGATTCCAAGGGAGAGTTCTATGTGCTGGAAGATAACCTGAGAACACCGTCTGGTGTGTCTTATATGTTGGAAAGTCGCAAGATTAGCGAAAAGCTAATGCCGAAGCTGTTCGAGCAGACCAATATTGCCGGCGTTGAGCAGTATCCACAATTACTCAAAGAAATTCTGCGCGAAAACTCACAGAAAGATAATCCGTTTATCGTGGTGCTGACACCAGGTCGCTTTAATAGTGCTTACTATGAGCATGCTTTCTTGGCAAGGGAAATGGATGTGCCATTGGTGACATCACGTGACCTTTTTGTAGAGAACGCGAAAGTATATGTAAAAACTATTCGTGGCCGTCAGCAGGTCGATGTTATTTATAGACGTGTCGATGATGCCTATCTCGATCCACTTTGTTTCAAACCGGATAGTACCCTGGGTGTGCCTGGTTTGATGTCTGCTTATCTGCAGCATAATGTGGTCATTGCCAATGCACCGGGTACGGGTGTCGCAGATGACAAATCGATCTATCCATATGTGGACAAGATGATTAATTTCTATCTAGGTGAACAACCAATCCTGAAAAACGTACCAACCTATCAATGCCGTGAGGCAGAAGATCTTAGTTACGTGTTAGATCACCTGGAAGAACTTGTGGTGAAAGAAGCCCAAGGTTCTGGCGGTTATGGCATGCTGATTGGGCCGCAAGCGTCCAGACAGCAGATTGAAAGCTTTAGAGCAAAAATCAAGGCAACGCCGCATTTATATATTGCGCAGCCGACCCTGGACCTTTCCGTCAGCCCAACCTTGACCAGCTATGGCATTGCAGAACGTCATATTGACTTGCGTCCATTCGTGCTGAGCTCGCCATACCGTACCGAAATTGTACCGGGTGGCTTAACCCGTGTCGCAATGCAGGCGGGTTCTCTGGTGGTGAACTCCTCGCAAGGGGGCGGAATCAAAGACACTTGGATTGTCGACAACCTCCACTCATAA
- a CDS encoding YafY family protein has protein sequence MTGQEKETSNSLYRQWQILSRLSTGKWMGTRELQEILEREGVEISLRTIQRDLNQLAQRFPIESSKTIPQGWRWRADAPIQSLPHMTSSQAVTFMMVEEHLKHLLPPSLVEEMNPWFDLARRSLSTQNNVRQWINRVRIVPATQPLIPPLVDRQAQQAIYEGLLQDKQLECVYQGRFQNSEEKTYILNPLALVQKGSIIYLVCTRHDKSDIQTFALHRFKSANVLNTRALHPVNFDIDEYIESGALGFRVDFNKPTENILLKLKMTEADAIFFEESQLSRDQQIEKMEDGMVLISATVPFTSQLTWWLRSFGNKIKQIEPAEVARAVHQEDED, from the coding sequence ATGACCGGACAAGAAAAAGAAACTTCCAATAGCCTTTATCGCCAATGGCAGATATTGTCCCGTCTCAGTACTGGCAAATGGATGGGTACGCGCGAATTGCAAGAGATCTTGGAACGCGAAGGTGTCGAGATCAGTCTGCGCACCATTCAGCGTGATTTGAACCAGCTGGCACAGCGTTTTCCGATCGAAAGCAGCAAGACCATTCCCCAAGGCTGGCGCTGGCGTGCCGATGCGCCAATCCAGAGTCTGCCACATATGACCAGTTCTCAGGCGGTGACCTTTATGATGGTTGAGGAACACCTGAAGCACCTGCTACCGCCCAGTCTGGTCGAGGAAATGAATCCCTGGTTTGATCTGGCACGTCGCAGTCTGTCTACCCAGAATAATGTACGGCAATGGATTAACCGGGTACGTATCGTTCCAGCGACCCAACCTCTGATTCCGCCACTGGTTGATCGCCAGGCACAGCAGGCCATTTATGAAGGTCTATTGCAGGACAAACAACTGGAATGTGTTTATCAGGGCCGCTTCCAAAATAGCGAAGAAAAGACTTATATTCTGAATCCCCTGGCACTAGTACAAAAAGGCTCGATCATCTATCTGGTCTGTACCCGTCATGATAAATCTGACATTCAGACCTTTGCTCTACATCGCTTTAAATCGGCGAATGTCTTGAATACCCGTGCCCTGCATCCGGTGAATTTTGATATTGATGAATATATTGAATCTGGAGCTTTAGGCTTCCGGGTTGACTTCAATAAACCAACTGAAAATATCCTACTTAAGCTAAAAATGACCGAAGCTGATGCAATTTTCTTTGAAGAAAGCCAGCTGAGTCGCGACCAGCAGATCGAGAAAATGGAAGATGGCATGGTGCTGATTAGTGCGACTGTGCCTTTTACCTCACAGCTGACTTGGTGGCTGCGCAGCTTTGGCAATAAGATCAAACAGATTGAACCTGCAGAAGTGGCTCGTGCAGTGCATCAGGAAGATGAGGATTAA